A part of Bacillus rossius redtenbacheri isolate Brsri chromosome 1, Brsri_v3, whole genome shotgun sequence genomic DNA contains:
- the LOC134537325 gene encoding uncharacterized protein LOC134537325, producing MSAGITTDSTKFHYLAGNLDCHYATVVRDILTQPPVTGKYEKLRTELVKRLSASQARKTKQLLETEEMGDRRPSQFLRYLRGLAGTAIPDDLLRFLWLGRLPSPTQAILVTQTNASLDVLADLADAIADTNPQLQAAAVSSLEVMVDKMAARMFSKIGEMAATLPQEIAVFATSSAQRRSRSDGSPPTGYRSRSRNKGPPGACWYHRCFGDAAHRCATSCTYQMGNIKGTH from the exons ATGTCCGCAG GAATAACCACAGACAGTACGAAATTTCATTACTTGGCGGGCAACCTGGACTGCCATTACGCTACTGTGGTGCGCGACATCCTCACTCAACCGCCAGTTACTGGCAAATATGAGAAACTGAGAACAGAGCTAGTCAAGAGGCTAAGTGCTTCGCAAGCAAGGAAAACCAAGCAGCTGCTGGAGACTGAAGAGATGGGCGATCGGCGTCCATCCCAGTTCCTCCGGTACCTCCGTGGCCTGGCGGGGACAGCTATCCCAGACGACCTCCTGCGCTTCTTATGGCTGGGTCGGCTCCCATCGCCTACCCAAGCGATCCTGGTCACGCAGACTAATGCATCATTGGACGTGTTGGCCGACCTGGCCGACGCCATTGCAGATACCAACCCCCAGCTGCAGGCGGCTGCAGTGTCCTCCCTGGAGGTGATGgtggacaagatggcggcccggATGTTCTCGAAGATCGGGGAAATGGCCGCGACATTGCCGCAAGAGATCGCAGTGTTTGCCACCAGCAGTGCGCAGCGCAGGAGTCGGTCGGATGGCTCGCCGCCCACGGGATACCGCTCCCGCTCCCGCAATAAGGGCCCGCCAGGAGCCTGCTGGTACCATCGCTGTTTCGGTGACGCAGCCCACAGGTGTGCCACGTCCTGTACGTACCAGATGGGAAACATCAAGGGGACGCATTAA